From Methanomicrobiales archaeon HGW-Methanomicrobiales-1, a single genomic window includes:
- a CDS encoding nitrogen fixation protein NifD: MKMIWALIRSESVQLVIDALEKTGIHAMTRINVAGPIRELGLPAGSISSAEMSKEMLMFVLADCDVAKAVVAIRTAAKNCLKNYPDTGKTGNGKIFITYVEDFYTLRTGQ, encoded by the coding sequence ATGAAAATGATCTGGGCGCTTATCAGATCCGAATCTGTACAACTGGTAATTGATGCACTCGAAAAAACAGGAATCCATGCAATGACTAGAATAAATGTCGCTGGCCCTATCAGGGAACTGGGGCTTCCGGCAGGATCGATTTCGTCTGCGGAAATGTCGAAAGAGATGCTCATGTTCGTACTTGCAGATTGCGATGTCGCCAAGGCTGTTGTGGCAATAAGAACTGCGGCCAAGAACTGCTTAAAGAATTATCCGGATACCGGAAAGACCGGTAATGGAAAGATCTTTATCACTTATGTTGAAGATTTTTATACCCTCAGGACTGGCCAATAG
- a CDS encoding ammonium transporter: MAIETGATAWILASTALVMIMTPGVGLFYGGLVRKKNFINMITLSFVAFALVSIQWVLIGYSLAFGSDVGGFIGNLEYLGLNNVGMEAGPYSPVIPGLLFMVFQLVFATVTMAIVTSGFAERIKFSSFLVFAALWTTIVYDPLAHWVWGGGWTAQFGAIDFAGGTVVHISSGFAALALALVIGKRVGYGKYAMEPANIPWSILGAALLWFGWFGFNSGSAIDANGLASLAFVTTNTAAAAGALAWMLVSWAHGGKPSSLGFVSGAVAGLVAITPAAGFVTPMAAIIIGAVGGALCYSIMLWRQSKGVDESLDAWAVHGMGGLWGALATGIFAVAAINGKSGLIEGNVQQFIAQVVGAGAAVIYAFVITYILAVVIDKTMGLRVSEEEEYVGLDISQHGERTI; encoded by the coding sequence ATGGCTATTGAAACAGGAGCAACAGCATGGATTCTTGCCTCAACGGCGCTTGTCATGATCATGACGCCGGGCGTAGGATTGTTCTACGGGGGCCTTGTACGGAAGAAAAATTTCATCAACATGATCACCCTGTCGTTCGTTGCCTTTGCACTCGTCAGCATCCAATGGGTGTTGATCGGGTATTCCCTCGCATTCGGTTCGGATGTCGGCGGGTTCATTGGCAACTTGGAGTACCTCGGGTTGAATAACGTAGGCATGGAAGCGGGACCCTACAGCCCGGTTATACCGGGACTGCTTTTCATGGTCTTCCAGCTGGTCTTTGCTACGGTGACTATGGCAATCGTAACCTCAGGGTTTGCAGAGCGGATCAAGTTCAGCTCATTCCTGGTCTTTGCGGCGCTCTGGACAACTATTGTGTATGACCCGCTTGCTCACTGGGTCTGGGGTGGTGGCTGGACTGCACAGTTCGGTGCAATCGACTTTGCCGGGGGGACGGTTGTCCACATCAGTTCTGGTTTTGCAGCACTTGCACTCGCGCTGGTCATCGGTAAACGTGTTGGGTACGGCAAGTACGCAATGGAGCCGGCAAACATTCCCTGGTCCATTCTCGGTGCGGCCCTCCTCTGGTTCGGCTGGTTCGGGTTTAACTCGGGCAGCGCAATTGATGCGAACGGGTTGGCATCGTTAGCATTTGTCACTACCAATACCGCAGCTGCAGCAGGTGCACTCGCATGGATGCTCGTGTCCTGGGCACATGGCGGCAAACCGAGTTCGCTTGGATTTGTCTCGGGCGCAGTGGCAGGTCTAGTTGCGATAACTCCCGCAGCCGGGTTCGTAACACCAATGGCGGCGATAATCATCGGTGCAGTTGGAGGAGCGCTCTGTTACAGCATCATGCTCTGGAGGCAGTCCAAAGGAGTTGACGAGAGCCTCGACGCATGGGCGGTCCACGGTATGGGCGGCCTTTGGGGAGCACTCGCTACGGGTATCTTTGCCGTGGCAGCTATCAACGGGAAATCAGGACTTATCGAAGGCAATGTCCAGCAGTTTATTGCACAGGTTGTCGGGGCAGGCGCTGCAGTAATATACGCCTTTGTCATAACGTACATTCTCGCAGTTGTTATCGACAAAACCATGGGCCTTCGCGTCAGTGAAGAGGAAGAGTACGTAGGTCTCGATATCTCCCAGCATGGGGAGCGGACAATATAA
- a CDS encoding transcriptional regulator gives MKMVKAIIKPERFEFVKKALEDKGFNGMTITEVKGRGEQKGIALEYRGGLMTVDLLPKIQLEIVVRDSEVDNLVLTITESARTGKIGDGKIFIMPVEKSLRIRTGEIEA, from the coding sequence ATGAAAATGGTAAAAGCAATTATTAAACCGGAACGATTCGAGTTTGTCAAAAAAGCTCTTGAAGACAAAGGCTTCAACGGCATGACCATCACAGAAGTCAAAGGTCGCGGCGAACAGAAGGGAATTGCCCTGGAGTACCGGGGAGGGCTGATGACAGTGGATCTCCTGCCAAAAATCCAGCTCGAAATCGTTGTCAGGGATTCTGAGGTTGATAACCTGGTCCTGACCATTACCGAATCAGCCCGCACGGGAAAAATCGGGGATGGGAAGATCTTTATTATGCCGGTTGAAAAATCCTTAAGGATACGAACCGGAGAGATTGAAGCATAA
- a CDS encoding NrdH-redoxin: MPENPQLIVYTLEFCPNCDLLKGFLKTGGHAFAERDLSTAESLTELRLNGVFVSEAPVLQVNDDFFTSADLFPSGKLDGAHITKLIAGE; the protein is encoded by the coding sequence ATGCCAGAAAATCCGCAGTTGATTGTATATACGCTAGAATTTTGCCCGAACTGCGACCTCCTGAAAGGGTTTTTAAAAACGGGGGGTCATGCTTTTGCCGAACGCGATCTATCAACAGCGGAATCCCTTACCGAGCTGCGGCTGAACGGAGTCTTTGTTTCAGAAGCTCCCGTCCTGCAAGTGAATGACGACTTCTTTACCTCCGCAGATCTCTTTCCCTCAGGTAAACTGGATGGCGCACATATAACAAAACTGATTGCGGGTGAATGA
- a CDS encoding FMN-binding glutamate synthase family protein, whose product MSIGSIPQKFKVSIDPDRCMSCGRCVENCSYGVFRQEGDEIRINSRNCVACHRCIAFCPRDAIDIEEKPNDYRSHPLWTREVREAIFNQAKTGKIILAGMGNAKPYPVIFDRLVLDACQVTNPSIDPLREPMELRTYIGKKPSSLKLKQHPDGDVELITKLVPNLQIETPIMIGHMSYGAISLNAQTALAKAVTKVGTFMGTGEGGLHDSLYPYQKNMIVQVASGRFGVDINYLERGAAIEIKIGQGAKPGIGGHLPGEKVCADVSCTRMIPEGSDAISPAPHHDIYSIEDLKQLVRGLKEATEWKKPVFVKIAAVHNSAAIAAGIARSAADAVVIDGFRGGTGAAPRVFRDNVGIPVEAAVASVDAKLRQQGIRHKVSIIASGGIRESADVAKIICLGADAVYIGTSALVAMGCRVCGTCYRGNCAWGIATQKPELTKRLDPETNAVQVANLIHGWTDELAELMGAAGINSIESLRGNRDRLRGYMLDEGLMEVLDVKSVGA is encoded by the coding sequence ATGAGCATCGGCAGCATTCCTCAAAAATTCAAAGTATCAATTGATCCGGATCGCTGCATGTCCTGCGGACGCTGTGTCGAGAACTGTTCGTATGGCGTGTTCCGGCAGGAAGGAGATGAGATCCGGATCAACTCCCGGAACTGTGTTGCCTGCCACCGCTGTATCGCCTTCTGCCCGCGCGATGCGATCGATATCGAGGAAAAACCCAATGATTACCGGAGCCACCCGCTCTGGACCCGGGAAGTCAGGGAAGCGATCTTCAACCAGGCAAAAACCGGTAAAATTATCCTTGCCGGGATGGGAAATGCCAAGCCCTACCCGGTCATCTTTGACCGGTTGGTGCTGGATGCCTGTCAGGTAACCAACCCGAGCATCGATCCCCTCCGTGAGCCCATGGAGCTGCGCACGTATATCGGCAAGAAACCTTCATCGCTTAAATTAAAGCAACACCCTGATGGCGATGTCGAACTCATAACCAAACTCGTCCCCAATCTCCAGATAGAGACGCCCATCATGATTGGGCACATGAGCTATGGTGCCATCAGCCTGAATGCCCAGACTGCTCTTGCAAAAGCCGTGACCAAAGTTGGTACCTTCATGGGAACCGGAGAAGGCGGTCTTCACGATTCCCTCTACCCGTACCAGAAGAATATGATTGTCCAGGTGGCATCAGGCCGGTTTGGTGTGGATATCAACTATCTTGAGCGCGGGGCAGCCATCGAGATCAAGATTGGCCAGGGAGCAAAACCGGGAATTGGCGGGCACCTGCCGGGCGAAAAAGTCTGCGCGGATGTGTCCTGCACCCGGATGATCCCGGAAGGAAGCGATGCAATCAGCCCCGCTCCGCATCACGATATCTACAGTATTGAAGATCTCAAACAACTGGTACGCGGCCTGAAAGAAGCCACCGAATGGAAAAAACCCGTCTTTGTCAAGATTGCCGCAGTCCATAATTCAGCTGCTATTGCTGCGGGGATCGCACGTTCCGCTGCAGATGCCGTTGTTATTGACGGGTTCCGAGGCGGAACCGGTGCAGCCCCCCGGGTATTCCGGGATAACGTGGGTATTCCGGTTGAAGCCGCGGTCGCCAGCGTTGACGCAAAACTCCGCCAGCAGGGTATCCGGCACAAAGTGTCCATCATTGCAAGCGGAGGTATCCGCGAGAGTGCAGATGTAGCAAAGATCATCTGTCTCGGTGCTGATGCAGTCTACATCGGCACATCAGCACTCGTTGCCATGGGTTGCCGGGTCTGTGGTACCTGTTACCGGGGTAACTGTGCCTGGGGGATTGCCACCCAGAAACCTGAGCTGACAAAGCGCCTGGATCCCGAGACAAATGCTGTGCAGGTTGCAAACCTGATCCATGGGTGGACCGATGAGCTTGCCGAGCTGATGGGTGCTGCAGGTATCAACAGCATCGAAAGCCTGCGGGGCAACCGGGACCGGCTCCGGGGCTACATGCTCGACGAAGGCCTGATGGAAGTCCTCGATGTTAAGTCCGTGGGGGCCTGA
- a CDS encoding transcriptional regulator (indirectly regulates nitrogen metabolism; at high nitrogen levels P-II prevents the phosphorylation of NR-I, the transcriptional activator of the glutamine synthetase gene (glnA); at low nitrogen levels P-II is uridylylated to form PII-UMP and interacts with an adenylyltransferase (GlnE) that activates GlnA), with translation MIKIEAIIRSQKIDAVKTALDAVGAGSMTVSEVRGRGQQKGITQQWRGAEYVVDFIPKAKIEIVVPDEKAEKIVDIICEVANTGNIGDGKIFLIPIKDAIRVRTKERGDGIL, from the coding sequence ATGATAAAAATTGAAGCAATTATCAGGTCACAGAAGATTGATGCAGTAAAGACCGCCCTTGATGCAGTCGGAGCCGGGTCAATGACGGTTTCCGAAGTGAGAGGAAGGGGCCAGCAGAAGGGAATTACCCAGCAATGGCGGGGAGCCGAATACGTGGTAGATTTCATTCCCAAGGCAAAGATCGAAATCGTTGTCCCGGATGAGAAAGCCGAGAAAATTGTAGATATTATCTGCGAAGTAGCAAATACTGGGAATATCGGCGATGGGAAAATCTTCCTCATACCGATAAAGGACGCCATACGGGTAAGGACAAAGGAGCGTGGGGACGGGATCCTGTAA
- the modB gene encoding molybdate ABC transporter permease subunit, with protein MERICKRENLPLRILIAVLVVLAVAFIGIPLVALLLRVPPELLLASLQDPVVIDALFLSFFTASISTVIVIGFGTPIAYINARCQYPGKKIIDTITDLPVVLPPAVAGLALLMAFGRRGLVGQYLNLMGIDIAFTTIAVIMAQVFVASPFYIRQARTSFAGVNQVYEHAARTLGASPLTTFFSITVPLALSGILSGAVMTFARALGEFGATIMFAGNLQGKTQTMPLAIYGAMQGDMDASLVLAVMLVIISFAVIIIVKVLTEKEEAAS; from the coding sequence ATGGAACGGATCTGCAAGAGGGAAAACCTGCCGCTCCGTATCCTGATTGCTGTCTTGGTCGTGCTCGCGGTCGCGTTTATTGGCATCCCGCTGGTCGCTCTCCTGCTCAGGGTACCCCCGGAACTCCTGCTCGCCTCATTGCAGGACCCGGTGGTAATCGATGCCCTGTTTTTGAGTTTTTTTACTGCCAGCATCAGTACTGTAATCGTGATTGGCTTTGGGACGCCGATCGCGTACATCAATGCCCGCTGCCAGTACCCCGGAAAGAAGATCATCGATACCATCACGGACCTCCCGGTCGTGCTCCCCCCCGCAGTTGCCGGTCTTGCGCTGCTCATGGCGTTCGGGCGCCGGGGGCTTGTCGGGCAGTACCTGAACCTGATGGGAATCGATATCGCGTTTACGACCATTGCGGTGATCATGGCGCAGGTTTTTGTCGCCTCGCCGTTTTACATCCGGCAGGCCCGGACAAGTTTTGCCGGGGTCAACCAGGTGTATGAGCATGCCGCCCGGACGCTCGGGGCTTCACCGCTCACGACATTCTTCTCAATAACCGTCCCTCTTGCCCTCTCCGGTATTCTCTCCGGGGCAGTCATGACCTTTGCCCGGGCTTTAGGGGAATTCGGGGCAACGATTATGTTTGCCGGGAACCTGCAGGGGAAAACCCAGACCATGCCGCTTGCCATCTATGGCGCGATGCAGGGCGACATGGATGCCTCGCTCGTGCTTGCGGTAATGCTCGTTATCATATCGTTTGCTGTGATCATTATCGTGAAAGTCTTAACGGAAAAAGAAGAGGCGGCTTCATGA
- a CDS encoding ammonium transporter, whose product MITKNAQRLIILLICLLALISPVFGADPSGAATYADNPDTAINFSWVLICGFLVMSMQAGFALLEAGLTRAKNAANIMMKNMMDFCIGALGFWAVGFALMMGTATGITGLMIGLNGFFLWGNAYDVSTIEMWFWQMVFCATAATIVSGAMAERTKFSTYCVASLIVTAFIYPLYGHWMWGGGWLSQLGALDFAGSGVVHAVGGFIALAGAWMVGPRLGKYRKDGTPNGIPGHSITLAILGVFILWFGWFGFNPGSTLAATELRISVIAANTVLAAAAGGIVAMLITWWKYGKPDVPMAGNGVIAGLVAITAGCAWVNPSASVLIGAIAGALVVASVWFIDWKLRIDDPVGAISVHGVCGVWGILALGLLADGTYGDVTGLLYGNSGFMVSQIISVVTVIVWAFGMGAIMFYILKKTMGLRVSDREQIEGLDIGEHGMSAYPDFVPIEPQVKGD is encoded by the coding sequence ATGATTACGAAGAATGCACAACGACTGATCATACTCTTGATCTGTCTTCTTGCTCTGATCTCACCAGTATTCGGTGCAGATCCTTCTGGAGCGGCAACGTATGCAGATAACCCTGACACGGCAATAAACTTCAGCTGGGTTCTCATCTGTGGTTTTCTCGTTATGAGCATGCAGGCCGGGTTTGCCCTGCTTGAAGCAGGTCTGACCCGGGCAAAAAATGCTGCGAACATCATGATGAAGAACATGATGGACTTCTGCATTGGTGCTCTTGGATTCTGGGCAGTCGGTTTTGCCCTGATGATGGGTACTGCAACAGGTATCACCGGTCTGATGATTGGACTGAACGGGTTTTTCCTTTGGGGCAATGCCTATGATGTCTCAACCATTGAGATGTGGTTCTGGCAGATGGTTTTCTGCGCTACTGCGGCTACCATCGTTTCCGGGGCCATGGCAGAACGCACCAAATTCAGTACCTATTGTGTGGCCAGTCTCATTGTCACGGCATTCATCTATCCCCTCTACGGGCATTGGATGTGGGGTGGCGGCTGGCTCTCGCAGTTAGGCGCTCTTGACTTTGCCGGATCCGGCGTTGTCCATGCCGTTGGTGGTTTCATTGCACTGGCCGGTGCCTGGATGGTTGGTCCGCGTCTTGGCAAATACCGCAAAGACGGGACGCCGAACGGTATCCCGGGTCATAGTATCACTTTGGCTATCCTTGGTGTGTTCATCCTCTGGTTTGGCTGGTTCGGGTTCAACCCGGGAAGCACGCTTGCTGCCACCGAACTCAGGATCTCTGTCATCGCAGCAAATACTGTTCTGGCAGCAGCAGCTGGTGGAATTGTTGCAATGCTTATTACCTGGTGGAAATATGGAAAACCCGATGTACCGATGGCGGGAAATGGTGTAATTGCCGGACTTGTCGCAATCACTGCCGGATGTGCCTGGGTTAATCCTTCAGCTTCAGTGCTGATTGGCGCAATCGCGGGTGCACTTGTTGTTGCCAGTGTCTGGTTTATTGATTGGAAACTGCGTATTGATGATCCGGTCGGAGCAATCTCCGTGCATGGCGTCTGTGGTGTCTGGGGTATCTTGGCACTGGGCCTGCTTGCCGATGGGACCTATGGTGATGTTACCGGTCTCCTCTATGGCAATTCCGGGTTCATGGTGTCTCAGATCATCAGTGTCGTCACCGTGATTGTCTGGGCATTCGGTATGGGCGCTATCATGTTCTATATCCTGAAAAAGACCATGGGTCTCCGCGTATCGGATCGCGAACAGATAGAAGGACTTGATATTGGTGAACATGGAATGTCTGCTTATCCGGACTTTGTACCAATAGAGCCCCAAGTAAAAGGTGATTGA
- a CDS encoding ABC transporter has translation MMDIVVKKALRDFVLDVDIQMPDGGTLVLLGENGAGKSTILNLVAGLMTPDVGHIRIGSETFIDTATRTCIPAESRGTGYVFQNYALFPHMTMYENIAYGLRIRHLPRDEIDARVRNLAGQLGLLGICDEMVGKLSGGQRQRVALLRALAVKPNCLLLDEPFSALDVRTQVQMREELKEVLSAAKIPAIIVTHDLRDAVALGDRICLMEQGKIVLCGDADAILQKGRHPFIDQFFIGT, from the coding sequence ATGATGGATATCGTGGTGAAAAAAGCGCTCCGGGATTTCGTGCTGGATGTCGATATCCAGATGCCGGACGGGGGGACACTTGTCCTTCTTGGTGAAAATGGTGCGGGAAAATCGACCATCCTCAACCTTGTTGCCGGGCTCATGACCCCGGATGTCGGGCATATCCGGATAGGCAGTGAAACCTTTATCGACACGGCAACCCGGACCTGCATTCCGGCTGAATCCCGTGGCACCGGCTATGTCTTCCAGAACTATGCCCTTTTCCCGCATATGACCATGTATGAAAATATCGCTTATGGCCTGCGCATCCGCCATCTTCCCCGCGATGAGATCGATGCCCGGGTCCGTAACCTTGCCGGGCAGCTCGGTCTGCTCGGGATCTGTGATGAGATGGTAGGAAAACTGTCGGGAGGCCAGCGCCAGCGGGTCGCCCTGCTCCGGGCACTTGCCGTAAAACCGAATTGTCTCCTGCTCGACGAACCGTTCAGTGCTCTCGATGTCCGGACACAGGTGCAGATGCGAGAGGAACTCAAAGAGGTCCTGTCTGCGGCAAAGATTCCTGCAATCATCGTCACCCACGATCTCCGGGACGCGGTTGCACTCGGTGACCGGATTTGTTTAATGGAACAGGGAAAGATCGTGCTCTGCGGGGATGCGGATGCGATCCTTCAGAAAGGGCGGCACCCGTTTATCGACCAGTTTTTTATCGGAACGTAA
- a CDS encoding type I glutamate--ammonia ligase, protein MSADVTKMLKKIEADKVKFIRLQFTDIQGMPKNVAIPTIQAEKALTEGIWFDGSSVEGFARIEESDMILKPDPESYAVLPWRPQEGRVARFICDVQTYGNKSFEGDPRFVLRKTMTEAAKMGYTFNTGPELEFFLFKMYDGVPTTEFEDHGAYFDLAPTDSAEDVRRDVVMALTDMGFEIEASHHEVADSQHEIDFKYGDVLTTADRVITFKFATKSIALQYGLHASFMAKPIAGINGSGMHTHGSLAKNGKNAFYDANAELQLSDTAMYYIGGILKHARAITRVANPTINSYKRLVPGYEAPCYISWSAANRSALVRVPAARGNSTRAEFRSPDPMCNPYLTFASMLAAGLDGIKNKIMPPESTNTNIYHMDAKARKKLHIEMLPASLSEANAALLKDDIICKTLGDHVVENLTRIAEMETDSFRLAVHPWELDRYLATY, encoded by the coding sequence ATGTCAGCAGACGTAACGAAGATGCTCAAGAAAATTGAAGCGGATAAAGTCAAATTCATCCGGCTCCAGTTCACGGATATCCAGGGGATGCCCAAAAATGTTGCTATCCCTACAATCCAGGCGGAGAAAGCCCTTACAGAAGGAATCTGGTTTGATGGATCATCTGTTGAAGGTTTTGCACGGATCGAAGAATCCGATATGATCTTAAAACCGGACCCGGAATCCTACGCGGTTCTCCCCTGGAGACCCCAGGAAGGAAGAGTCGCACGTTTCATTTGTGATGTCCAGACCTATGGGAACAAGTCCTTTGAAGGAGACCCCCGGTTTGTCCTGCGCAAAACAATGACTGAAGCAGCTAAGATGGGATATACCTTCAACACCGGACCTGAACTCGAGTTTTTCCTGTTCAAGATGTACGATGGCGTACCCACTACAGAGTTTGAAGATCACGGCGCGTATTTTGATCTTGCACCTACAGATTCTGCAGAAGATGTCCGACGCGATGTTGTTATGGCACTGACCGACATGGGATTTGAGATTGAAGCCTCCCACCACGAAGTCGCCGACAGCCAGCACGAAATTGATTTCAAATATGGCGATGTCCTTACCACTGCTGACCGTGTGATCACGTTCAAATTTGCCACCAAGTCAATTGCCCTCCAGTATGGGCTCCACGCATCCTTCATGGCAAAACCGATTGCCGGCATTAACGGGAGCGGTATGCACACCCACGGTTCCCTTGCCAAGAATGGGAAGAATGCATTCTATGATGCAAATGCAGAACTTCAGCTCTCCGACACCGCGATGTATTACATCGGCGGTATCCTGAAGCATGCACGGGCAATCACCCGGGTAGCAAACCCGACCATCAATTCGTACAAGCGCCTCGTCCCCGGTTATGAAGCTCCCTGCTACATCTCATGGAGTGCAGCCAACCGTTCAGCCCTTGTCCGCGTTCCCGCAGCCCGCGGTAATAGTACCCGTGCAGAGTTCCGCAGTCCGGATCCGATGTGCAACCCATACCTCACCTTTGCCTCCATGCTCGCAGCAGGACTTGATGGTATCAAGAACAAGATCATGCCACCGGAAAGCACCAATACCAACATCTACCACATGGATGCAAAAGCACGAAAGAAACTTCATATCGAAATGCTGCCCGCAAGCCTTTCTGAGGCAAATGCAGCGCTCCTCAAGGATGATATCATCTGCAAGACTCTTGGCGACCATGTTGTAGAGAACCTTACCCGCATCGCAGAGATGGAGACCGATTCCTTCCGCCTTGCAGTTCACCCGTGGGAACTGGACAGGTACCTGGCTACCTACTAA
- a CDS encoding RNA 2',3'-cyclic phosphodiesterase has translation MVRVFVALELFTEIREQLTEAQDVLHGCRARLTFVEPALIHITVKFLGEVTEQKIPAVMDALRTIRVAPFLVTARKVTLNNPSRPHTAWCTIDDDGESERVFQRVEEALHPLGFVRETRRFTPHATVARVKSPDPSLFAAISQLDTREYGSCSITGLKLKKSTLTPQGPVYEDLLEVTW, from the coding sequence ATGGTACGGGTTTTTGTTGCGCTTGAGCTTTTCACGGAGATACGGGAGCAGCTGACAGAAGCACAGGATGTCCTGCACGGGTGCAGGGCGCGTCTTACCTTCGTAGAACCTGCACTCATCCATATCACGGTCAAATTTTTAGGCGAGGTCACAGAGCAGAAGATCCCCGCGGTTATGGATGCGCTCCGCACAATCCGGGTTGCCCCGTTTTTGGTTACGGCTCGCAAAGTAACCCTCAACAACCCGTCACGCCCGCACACGGCCTGGTGCACGATTGACGATGACGGGGAGTCGGAGCGGGTGTTCCAGCGCGTTGAAGAAGCACTTCATCCCTTAGGGTTTGTCCGTGAAACCCGCAGGTTTACCCCTCATGCAACGGTAGCCCGGGTTAAATCGCCGGATCCCTCGCTCTTTGCAGCAATCAGCCAGCTGGACACCAGGGAATACGGGAGCTGTTCAATCACCGGGCTGAAATTAAAAAAGAGTACCCTTACACCGCAGGGGCCGGTGTACGAGGATCTGCTGGAGGTCACATGGTAA
- a CDS encoding CCA tRNA nucleotidyltransferase: protein MVTRLPLEEAVLATLRPTLAEREHVCGIAKRLLEAIAKSGKAQGMVVGSIARHTWVRGDRDLDVFMLFDAGLSREALEEEGLALARKIATEFSTKYHEKYAEHPYINAVIDDVDVDLVPCYNVDSATKIQSAVDRTPFHTRYITDKINGLIDDVLLLKRFTKAGGIYGSDQMTEGFSGYLCELLVLYYGGFTPLLQATAEWHPHMVIDPEHHAAKEFDEPLIVIDPVDPRRNVAAAVSLDRMVEFVELARGYIESPSEKYFLLPAPQTITREELGNLLAKRGTGLYAITFATPPYIEEVIVPQLKRSMIAIAEHLERNGFAVHHVHYTMEEERCMFLMELLVTELPSVRIHQGPPLWNRVNAEKFREKHVVSSLPGPYINEGKYEMEVPREFTRVEDLLTSESLLEVRLGKHVRQVLASGWKLHCGTECWHEEFAPFIAGFFDRCSPLVRVKRE, encoded by the coding sequence ATGGTAACCCGGCTGCCCCTTGAAGAGGCAGTGCTTGCTACTCTCCGCCCGACACTCGCGGAGCGCGAGCATGTCTGCGGCATCGCAAAACGCCTGCTGGAGGCGATTGCCAAGAGCGGGAAGGCGCAGGGCATGGTGGTGGGATCGATTGCCCGCCACACCTGGGTGCGGGGAGACCGTGACCTTGATGTGTTCATGCTCTTTGATGCCGGTCTCTCCCGCGAGGCGCTTGAAGAGGAGGGACTTGCCCTTGCACGAAAGATTGCCACAGAGTTCTCGACTAAGTATCACGAGAAGTACGCCGAGCACCCGTATATCAATGCCGTGATTGACGATGTGGATGTAGATCTTGTGCCCTGCTACAACGTGGACAGTGCCACAAAGATCCAGAGCGCAGTTGACCGCACCCCGTTTCACACGCGCTATATCACCGACAAGATCAATGGCCTGATCGATGATGTGCTCCTGCTCAAGCGATTCACCAAGGCCGGGGGCATCTACGGCTCCGATCAGATGACCGAAGGGTTCTCCGGGTACCTCTGCGAACTGCTGGTCCTCTACTATGGCGGGTTTACCCCGCTCCTGCAAGCTACGGCCGAATGGCACCCGCATATGGTCATTGATCCGGAACATCATGCAGCAAAAGAGTTTGACGAACCGCTCATCGTGATCGATCCGGTAGATCCCCGGCGCAATGTTGCAGCGGCAGTGTCGCTCGACCGCATGGTGGAATTTGTGGAACTGGCCCGGGGATATATCGAATCCCCCTCAGAAAAATATTTTTTATTGCCTGCGCCGCAGACAATCACCAGAGAAGAGCTTGGCAACCTTCTTGCAAAGCGGGGCACGGGCCTCTATGCGATCACGTTTGCAACACCTCCCTATATTGAAGAAGTCATTGTGCCGCAGCTCAAACGGAGCATGATTGCCATTGCTGAACATCTCGAACGAAACGGGTTTGCGGTGCACCACGTTCACTATACCATGGAAGAGGAGCGGTGCATGTTCCTGATGGAATTATTAGTAACAGAACTCCCCAGCGTCCGCATACACCAGGGACCTCCGCTCTGGAACCGGGTGAATGCGGAAAAATTCCGGGAAAAGCATGTCGTCTCTTCCTTACCGGGACCCTATATCAATGAAGGGAAGTACGAGATGGAAGTGCCCCGGGAATTTACCCGGGTAGAAGACCTGCTCACTTCCGAAAGTCTGCTGGAGGTAAGATTGGGAAAACATGTCCGGCAGGTGCTTGCAAGCGGGTGGAAACTCCATTGTGGGACGGAGTGCTGGCACGAGGAATTCGCACCGTTTATAGCGGGATTTTTTGACCGGTGTTCTCCACTGGTGCGGGTCAAACGGGAGTGA